A DNA window from Cobetia marina contains the following coding sequences:
- the xylB gene encoding xylulokinase, whose amino-acid sequence MWVGVDCGTQSTKVVILDPDSGRIVAQGQRSHALQEGANGRREQDPLDWVAALEGAFDEALTTSRLEPLRIEAIGVSGQQHGMVVLDEAGVPLYPAKLWCDTETREHNAALVEALGGEAGCLEALGLVLQTGYTASKLAWLREQHPERYQRIASILLPHDYLNFWLTGEHVAEYGDASGTGYFDTRRRCWHQDVFAQIAPELDAQRVLPRLIESHEPAGYIRPEIAARFGLRPDVAVSSGGGDNMMSAIGTGNIAPGRVTLSMGTSGTVCAWSAQYPEGCDPQVAAFSASDGGWLPLVCTMNVTSATTRVREMFGFDIDTFSAQVASAPPGAEGVQILPFFNGERVPMLPRAQASFHGLDSRNTTPANLCRATMEGASYGLRYALECMGPLGSAARQIRLVGGGAKSPLWRQMLADILDLEVVCPQVTEAAALGAAIQAGWCLRQRDAQGEGPRSETLKALCDRLVALDLTTHTQPQPEGVAAYRKGYADYRALLASEHGIPTGG is encoded by the coding sequence ATGTGGGTCGGCGTTGACTGTGGTACCCAGAGCACCAAGGTGGTGATTCTCGACCCGGACTCCGGGCGGATCGTGGCCCAGGGCCAGCGCAGTCATGCGCTGCAGGAAGGGGCCAACGGGCGCCGTGAGCAGGACCCGCTCGACTGGGTCGCCGCGCTGGAAGGTGCCTTCGATGAGGCACTGACCACCTCGCGGCTGGAGCCGCTGCGCATCGAGGCGATCGGCGTGTCCGGTCAGCAGCATGGCATGGTGGTGCTGGATGAGGCGGGCGTGCCCCTTTATCCGGCCAAGCTGTGGTGTGATACCGAGACCCGCGAGCATAACGCCGCGTTGGTCGAGGCGCTGGGCGGAGAGGCGGGCTGTCTGGAGGCATTGGGACTGGTGCTGCAGACCGGTTACACCGCCTCCAAGCTCGCCTGGCTGCGTGAGCAGCATCCCGAGCGCTATCAGCGCATCGCCAGCATCCTGCTGCCGCATGACTATCTCAATTTCTGGCTGACCGGGGAGCATGTCGCCGAATACGGCGACGCCTCGGGCACCGGCTATTTCGATACCCGGCGCCGCTGCTGGCATCAGGATGTCTTCGCGCAGATCGCCCCGGAACTGGACGCGCAGCGCGTGTTGCCCAGACTCATCGAATCCCATGAGCCCGCCGGGTATATCCGGCCTGAGATCGCCGCGCGCTTCGGGCTGCGCCCGGATGTCGCCGTCTCCAGTGGTGGTGGGGACAACATGATGAGCGCCATCGGTACCGGCAACATCGCGCCGGGGCGCGTCACGCTGAGCATGGGCACCTCCGGCACGGTATGCGCGTGGTCAGCTCAGTATCCCGAGGGCTGTGACCCTCAGGTGGCTGCCTTCAGCGCCAGCGATGGCGGCTGGTTGCCACTGGTGTGCACCATGAATGTCACCTCTGCCACCACGCGGGTGCGCGAGATGTTCGGCTTCGACATCGATACCTTCTCCGCGCAGGTGGCAAGCGCGCCTCCCGGGGCCGAGGGCGTGCAGATCCTGCCGTTCTTCAATGGCGAGCGCGTGCCGATGCTGCCGCGTGCCCAGGCCAGTTTCCATGGGCTGGACAGCCGCAACACCACCCCGGCCAACCTGTGCCGCGCGACCATGGAAGGCGCAAGCTACGGCCTGCGCTACGCGCTTGAGTGCATGGGGCCGCTGGGCAGTGCGGCGCGCCAGATTCGGCTGGTGGGGGGAGGTGCCAAGAGCCCGCTGTGGCGTCAGATGCTGGCGGACATTCTCGACCTCGAGGTGGTCTGCCCGCAGGTGACCGAGGCCGCCGCATTGGGCGCCGCCATTCAGGCCGGCTGGTGTCTGCGCCAGCGGGACGCGCAGGGAGAGGGGCCACGCAGCGAGACGCTGAAGGCGCTGTGTGATCGGCTGGTGGCGCTGGACCTGACGACCCACACCCAGCCCCAGCCCGAGGGAGTGGCCGCCTACCGCAAGGGCTATGCCGATTACCGCGCGCTGCTGGCCAGCGAGCACGGCATTCCCACCGGCGGCTGA
- a CDS encoding nucleoside/nucleotide kinase family protein codes for MTSLPDSRLAHMSPSLDDMASRVLAEHASSQRTRTIVALAGPPAAGKSTLSESLCETLNALEPGIAVVVPMDGYHYDNAVLAPLGLLYVKGAPETFDARGLYHDLVRVRADDGPVAVPVFDRPLDLARAGGRVVEPRHRIVLVEGNYLLLRHAPWDALLELFDIRIFLDIEDEVLVPRLLHRWREMGQDARGAHERTHHKDMLNAHLIKQDSLNADWRWRLANDPIGPDADDS; via the coding sequence GTGACATCTTTACCCGATTCTCGCCTGGCCCACATGTCGCCCTCACTGGACGACATGGCCAGCCGTGTGCTGGCGGAACATGCCTCCAGTCAGCGCACACGTACCATCGTGGCCCTCGCCGGTCCGCCGGCGGCGGGCAAGTCGACGCTGTCGGAATCCCTGTGCGAGACCCTCAACGCGCTGGAACCCGGCATCGCCGTGGTGGTGCCGATGGATGGCTATCACTACGACAACGCCGTGCTGGCCCCTCTGGGGCTGCTCTACGTCAAGGGCGCTCCGGAGACCTTCGATGCGCGCGGGCTCTATCACGACCTCGTCAGGGTGCGCGCCGATGATGGCCCGGTGGCCGTGCCGGTGTTCGACCGCCCGCTGGATCTGGCGCGTGCCGGAGGCCGCGTGGTCGAGCCCCGTCATCGCATCGTGCTGGTCGAGGGCAACTATCTGCTGCTGCGCCACGCGCCCTGGGATGCGTTGCTGGAATTGTTCGACATCCGCATCTTCCTGGACATCGAGGATGAGGTCCTGGTGCCGCGCCTGCTGCATCGCTGGCGCGAGATGGGCCAGGATGCGCGGGGTGCCCATGAGCGTACCCATCACAAGGACATGCTCAATGCGCATCTGATCAAGCAGGACTCGCTCAACGCCGACTGGCGCTGGCGTCTGGCGAACGACCCCATCGGCCCCGACGCGGATGACAGCTGA
- a CDS encoding L-iditol 2-dehydrogenase has protein sequence MASGRADSDSVTSPVSRSARLKGKVAVVTGGAGGIGLAIATRYVAEGAYVALADINGEAAERAAKRLRARAGPQARVLAVTLDVTSSVSRQSMLECVQAQLGPIDILVNNAAVFAMAPVLEVSEGMLRHQLAVNVEGLFFTLQAVARTMVERGQGGKIINMASQAGRRGEALVSAYCASKAAVISLTQSCGLDLIRHGINVNGIAPGVVDTPMWDQVDALFAHHEQRPLGEKKRLVGEAVPYGRMGLPDDHAGAAVFLACEDSDFVVAQTLNVDGGNWMS, from the coding sequence ATGGCTTCTGGACGCGCTGACAGTGACTCCGTGACGTCGCCGGTGTCCCGCAGTGCAAGGCTCAAGGGCAAGGTGGCCGTGGTCACGGGCGGTGCGGGAGGCATCGGTCTGGCCATCGCCACCCGGTATGTCGCGGAAGGTGCCTATGTGGCATTGGCGGACATCAATGGCGAGGCGGCCGAGCGTGCCGCGAAGCGACTGCGTGCACGGGCCGGGCCGCAGGCGCGGGTGCTGGCGGTGACGCTGGACGTGACCTCCAGCGTCTCGCGTCAGAGCATGCTGGAGTGCGTGCAGGCCCAGCTGGGCCCGATCGACATTCTGGTCAACAATGCGGCCGTCTTCGCCATGGCGCCGGTGCTTGAGGTCAGCGAAGGCATGTTGCGCCACCAGCTGGCGGTCAATGTCGAAGGGCTGTTCTTCACCCTGCAGGCGGTGGCCAGGACGATGGTCGAGCGCGGGCAGGGCGGCAAGATCATCAACATGGCCTCGCAGGCAGGGCGGCGAGGTGAGGCGCTGGTCAGCGCCTATTGCGCCTCCAAGGCGGCGGTGATCAGTCTCACCCAGTCCTGCGGGCTTGATCTCATCCGCCATGGCATCAATGTCAATGGCATCGCGCCGGGTGTGGTGGATACGCCGATGTGGGATCAGGTCGATGCGCTGTTTGCCCATCACGAACAGCGCCCGCTGGGAGAGAAGAAGCGGCTGGTCGGGGAGGCTGTGCCCTATGGGCGCATGGGGCTGCCGGATGACCATGCCGGCGCCGCGGTATTCCTGGCCTGTGAAGACAGCGATTTCGTCGTCGCCCAGACACTCAATGTCGACGGTGGCAACTGGATGAGCTAA
- a CDS encoding HAD family hydrolase → MSTPLQQVIFDCDGVLVDSEILAEEVLSRQLGEWLPDLDTEAELRAALGMTTDAILGHLEAMSAHTLPPQAMERIDHAIESRLASELAPIQGMAELLGELMTRGLAVAIVSNSAERRVRASLAATGLDRWLGKVPLFTAEQVARPKPAPDVYQLALRQLGRDVEECVVVEDSLAGVSAAVAAGLRVIGFTGAGHIPPGHAQRQQEAGAWQSCATMEEVNGLIRQLHAGQASDLSAT, encoded by the coding sequence ATGAGTACACCCTTGCAGCAGGTGATCTTCGATTGTGATGGCGTGCTGGTGGACAGCGAGATACTGGCGGAGGAGGTGCTGTCACGTCAGCTGGGGGAATGGCTGCCGGACCTGGATACCGAGGCGGAGCTGCGTGCGGCGCTGGGCATGACCACTGATGCCATTCTGGGGCATCTGGAGGCCATGAGCGCACACACGCTGCCGCCGCAGGCGATGGAGCGCATCGATCACGCCATCGAGTCGCGTCTGGCCAGTGAGCTTGCGCCCATCCAGGGCATGGCGGAACTGCTGGGCGAGCTGATGACCCGGGGTCTGGCGGTGGCGATCGTCTCCAACAGCGCCGAGCGACGAGTGCGTGCCTCGCTGGCCGCCACGGGTCTGGATCGCTGGTTGGGAAAGGTGCCGCTGTTCACGGCCGAGCAGGTCGCACGGCCGAAACCTGCGCCGGATGTCTATCAGTTGGCACTGCGTCAGCTGGGGCGTGATGTCGAGGAATGCGTGGTGGTCGAGGACAGCCTGGCCGGTGTCAGCGCGGCGGTCGCGGCCGGTCTGCGCGTGATCGGCTTTACCGGTGCCGGACATATTCCGCCGGGGCATGCGCAGCGTCAGCAGGAGGCGGGTGCCTGGCAGAGCTGTGCGACCATGGAAGAGGTCAACGGTCTGATTCGCCAGCTGCATGCTGGACAGGCCAGCGACCTGAGCGCCACATGA
- a CDS encoding ABC transporter ATP-binding protein, whose protein sequence is MSTLTLKNIVKEFTSGSGASATTTQVIKGVDLEVKDQEFVVFVGPSGCGKSTLMRMIAGLENATSGDILIDGNRMNDVGPAERGLAMVFQSYALYPHMTVGENMGFSLKLAGVSKEERAEKVNAAAEVLQLGPLLDRKPKALSGGQRQRVAIGRAIVRNPSIFLFDEPLSNLDAALRVQMRIELARLHAELKATMIYVTHDQVEAMTMADKIVVLQGGVVEQVGSPMELYHHPRNRFVAGFIGSPKMNFLDLTVTSVAVEGVTVRLPDGSEHLIPVVSQTEDGASVCVGDTLTLGVRPEHLVLDENGPFTGQIQVIERLGGVTSLYLATPDGSGDAPIGGLKSDEQSDSGWILMADGDVDSRVGDRIRYGFETERAHLFTAAGLALQNLNRHPLTSLTRQDNSLSSAGAAQAARA, encoded by the coding sequence ATGTCCACACTCACGCTCAAGAACATCGTCAAGGAATTCACCTCCGGCAGCGGCGCCAGCGCCACGACGACCCAGGTCATCAAGGGGGTCGATCTGGAAGTGAAGGACCAGGAATTCGTGGTCTTCGTCGGCCCGTCCGGCTGCGGCAAGTCCACGCTGATGCGCATGATCGCCGGTCTCGAGAACGCGACGTCCGGTGACATCCTGATCGACGGCAATCGCATGAACGATGTCGGCCCGGCCGAGCGCGGCCTGGCGATGGTCTTCCAGAGCTATGCGCTCTACCCGCACATGACGGTGGGCGAGAACATGGGCTTCAGCCTCAAGCTCGCCGGCGTCTCCAAGGAAGAGCGTGCCGAGAAGGTCAACGCGGCCGCCGAGGTGCTGCAACTGGGTCCGCTGCTGGATCGCAAGCCCAAGGCACTGTCCGGTGGCCAGCGTCAGCGTGTCGCCATCGGGCGTGCCATCGTGCGCAACCCGAGCATCTTCCTGTTCGATGAGCCGCTCTCCAACCTGGACGCCGCGCTGCGCGTGCAGATGCGCATCGAACTGGCGCGCCTGCATGCCGAGCTCAAGGCGACCATGATCTACGTGACCCACGATCAGGTCGAGGCCATGACCATGGCTGACAAGATCGTCGTGCTGCAGGGCGGTGTGGTCGAGCAGGTCGGCTCGCCGATGGAGCTTTACCATCACCCGCGCAATCGCTTCGTGGCCGGTTTCATCGGCTCACCGAAGATGAACTTCCTCGACCTCACCGTCACCTCCGTGGCGGTCGAAGGGGTCACGGTGCGTCTGCCGGATGGCAGTGAGCACCTGATTCCGGTCGTGAGTCAGACGGAAGACGGTGCCTCGGTGTGTGTCGGCGATACTCTTACGCTGGGCGTGCGGCCGGAGCATCTGGTGCTCGATGAGAATGGCCCGTTCACGGGTCAGATTCAGGTCATCGAGCGTCTGGGCGGGGTGACGTCGCTCTATCTGGCGACCCCGGACGGCTCCGGCGATGCGCCGATCGGCGGCCTCAAGTCTGACGAGCAGTCCGACAGCGGCTGGATTCTGATGGCGGATGGCGACGTCGACAGCCGTGTGGGAGACCGCATCCGCTACGGCTTCGAGACCGAGCGTGCGCACCTGTTCACCGCCGCGGGCCTGGCATTGCAGAATCTCAACCGTCACCCGCTGACCAGCCTGACGCGCCAGGACAATTCACTGTCCAGTGCCGGTGCCGCACAGGCAGCCCGCGCATGA
- a CDS encoding carbohydrate ABC transporter permease, translated as MSTSTSNSVAAASAAVSASRARRSVINKKLVLTLVAWTIALVMFFPIFWMILTSFKTEAEAIATPPSLFFTPSIEGYIEIQARADYFKYALNSVVISLGATLLALLIAIPSAYSMAFLPTKRTQGTLLWMLSTKMLPSVGVLLPVYLIFRDLGLLDSRTGLIIIYMLMNLPIVVWMLYTFFKDIPKDILEAGRMDGASTLQEIFHLLLPLTLPGIASTGLLCVILSWNEAFWSLNLTTSNAAPLTAYIASFSSPEGLFWAKLSAASTLAIAPILIFGWMTQKQMVRGLTFGAVK; from the coding sequence ATGTCGACTTCAACTTCCAATTCCGTGGCCGCCGCCAGCGCAGCAGTGAGCGCCAGTCGTGCGCGCCGCAGCGTGATCAACAAGAAACTTGTCCTGACCCTGGTGGCCTGGACCATCGCGCTGGTGATGTTCTTCCCGATCTTCTGGATGATCCTCACCAGCTTCAAGACCGAGGCCGAGGCGATCGCCACGCCGCCGAGCCTGTTCTTCACGCCCAGCATCGAGGGCTATATCGAGATCCAGGCGCGTGCGGACTACTTCAAGTATGCCCTCAACAGCGTGGTGATCTCGCTGGGTGCCACGCTGCTGGCGTTGCTGATCGCGATTCCGTCCGCCTACTCGATGGCCTTCCTGCCCACCAAGCGCACCCAGGGCACGCTGCTGTGGATGCTCTCCACCAAGATGCTGCCGTCCGTGGGCGTGCTGCTGCCGGTCTACCTGATCTTCCGCGATCTGGGGCTGCTGGATAGCCGTACCGGCCTGATCATCATCTACATGCTGATGAACCTGCCGATCGTGGTCTGGATGCTCTACACCTTCTTCAAGGACATTCCCAAGGACATTCTGGAGGCCGGACGCATGGACGGCGCCAGCACGCTGCAGGAGATCTTCCATCTGCTGCTGCCGCTGACCCTGCCGGGCATCGCCTCCACCGGCCTGCTGTGCGTGATCCTGAGCTGGAACGAGGCGTTCTGGAGCCTGAACCTGACCACCTCCAACGCCGCACCGCTGACTGCCTACATCGCCTCCTTCTCCAGTCCTGAAGGGTTGTTCTGGGCCAAGCTCTCCGCGGCTTCCACGCTCGCCATCGCGCCGATTCTGATCTTCGGATGGATGACCCAGAAGCAGATGGTTCGCGGCCTGACCTTCGGTGCCGTCAAGTAA
- a CDS encoding carbohydrate ABC transporter permease, with translation MRTRASGRTVGGLRTLSLQAPAVSLLLMWMLVPLVMTLWFSFQRYNLMMPSVSGFAGVDNYYYLLTDPSLWTAMGNTLLLVGWVLVATVVGGTLLAVLLQQEFFGRGVARLFVIAPFFIMPTVSALVWKNMMMHPVNGILAWVAGLFGLPAIDWFASLPLTSIVIIVTWQWLPFAVLILLTAIQSLDDDQVEAARMDGAGPVAIFFYITLPHLKRAISVVVMIEMIFLLTIFAEIFVTTSGGPGLASTNLAYLIYIRALLDFDVGGASAGGVIAIILANIVAFFLVRTVAKNLEN, from the coding sequence ATGCGCACGAGAGCATCCGGACGCACCGTCGGGGGATTGCGAACCCTGTCGCTGCAAGCCCCAGCCGTAAGCCTGTTGTTGATGTGGATGCTGGTACCACTGGTCATGACCCTGTGGTTCTCCTTCCAGCGTTACAACCTGATGATGCCGTCGGTGTCCGGTTTTGCCGGCGTCGACAACTATTACTATCTGCTGACCGACCCGTCCCTGTGGACGGCCATGGGCAATACCCTGCTGCTGGTGGGCTGGGTGCTGGTGGCCACCGTGGTCGGCGGTACGCTGCTGGCGGTATTGCTGCAGCAGGAATTCTTCGGGCGTGGCGTCGCGCGTCTGTTCGTGATCGCGCCGTTCTTCATCATGCCCACCGTGAGTGCGCTGGTGTGGAAGAACATGATGATGCACCCGGTCAACGGCATTCTGGCCTGGGTCGCCGGGCTGTTCGGCCTGCCGGCCATCGACTGGTTCGCCAGCCTGCCGCTGACCTCCATCGTGATCATCGTCACCTGGCAGTGGCTGCCGTTCGCGGTGTTGATCCTGCTGACCGCCATCCAGTCACTGGATGACGACCAGGTCGAGGCGGCACGCATGGACGGGGCAGGGCCGGTAGCGATCTTCTTCTACATCACCTTGCCGCACTTGAAGCGTGCCATCAGCGTGGTGGTGATGATCGAGATGATCTTCCTGCTGACCATCTTCGCCGAGATCTTCGTCACCACCTCCGGTGGTCCGGGGCTGGCCTCGACCAACCTGGCGTACCTGATCTACATCCGCGCCCTGCTGGACTTCGATGTAGGGGGTGCCTCCGCCGGTGGCGTGATCGCCATCATCCTGGCCAATATCGTGGCCTTCTTCCTGGTGCGTACCGTCGCCAAGAATCTCGAGAACTGA
- a CDS encoding ABC transporter substrate-binding protein: protein MRLPHITKPRRHLLTLASVAAIAPLSAQVSAETITVATVNNADMVVMQSLTSEFEKAHPDITLDWVVLEENVLRQRLTTDVATQGGQFDVMTIGTYEVPIWAKHGWLTKLDNLPDDYQVDDLIKPVRDGLSLTEGENQGLYALPFYGESSMLYYRKDLFEKAGIEMPEQPTWTQVNDWAAKLNSADEGVYGICLRGKPGWGENMAVLGTMVNSFGGRWFNEEWEPQLDSPAWSEAINFYVDMMGKYGPPGATSNGFNENLALFSSGKCGMWVDATSAAGKLYNPKESSVADKLGFAPAPIAKTEKGSHWLWSWALAIPESSKSKDAAQTFITWATSQEYVNLVGEREGWASIPPGTRVSTYENQSYKDAAPFAGFVMDAITSADPTDPTLEPVPYVGVQMVTIPEFQSIGTQVGQMIAAALAGQMSVEQALSSAQRSTERTMRQSGY from the coding sequence ATGCGCCTACCTCACATCACCAAGCCCCGCCGTCATCTGCTCACGCTCGCCAGCGTCGCCGCCATCGCGCCGCTCAGCGCACAGGTGAGTGCCGAGACCATCACCGTGGCGACCGTCAACAACGCCGACATGGTGGTCATGCAGAGCCTGACCAGCGAATTCGAGAAGGCGCATCCGGATATCACTCTCGACTGGGTGGTGCTGGAAGAGAACGTGTTGCGTCAGCGCCTGACCACCGATGTCGCGACCCAGGGTGGCCAGTTCGATGTCATGACCATCGGTACCTATGAAGTGCCTATCTGGGCCAAGCACGGCTGGCTGACCAAGCTCGACAATCTGCCGGACGACTATCAGGTCGATGACCTGATCAAGCCGGTGCGTGATGGTCTGAGCCTGACCGAAGGCGAGAACCAGGGCCTCTACGCGCTGCCGTTCTATGGCGAGAGCTCCATGCTCTACTACCGCAAGGACCTCTTCGAGAAGGCCGGTATCGAGATGCCGGAGCAGCCGACCTGGACACAGGTCAACGACTGGGCCGCCAAGCTCAACTCCGCGGATGAAGGCGTCTACGGTATCTGCCTGCGTGGCAAGCCGGGCTGGGGCGAGAACATGGCGGTGCTGGGCACGATGGTCAACAGCTTCGGTGGCCGCTGGTTCAATGAGGAGTGGGAGCCGCAGCTGGACTCGCCGGCCTGGAGCGAGGCCATCAACTTCTACGTCGACATGATGGGCAAGTACGGCCCGCCGGGGGCGACCTCCAACGGCTTCAACGAGAACCTGGCGCTGTTCTCCAGCGGCAAGTGCGGCATGTGGGTCGATGCCACGTCCGCAGCCGGCAAGCTCTACAACCCGAAGGAATCTTCCGTGGCTGACAAGCTGGGCTTCGCGCCGGCGCCGATCGCCAAGACGGAGAAGGGCTCGCATTGGCTGTGGTCCTGGGCACTGGCCATTCCTGAGTCTTCCAAGTCCAAGGATGCCGCCCAGACCTTCATCACCTGGGCCACATCCCAGGAATACGTGAATCTGGTCGGCGAGCGTGAAGGCTGGGCCAGCATTCCGCCGGGCACCCGTGTCTCCACCTACGAGAATCAGTCCTACAAGGACGCCGCACCCTTCGCCGGCTTCGTGATGGACGCCATCACCAGTGCTGATCCGACCGATCCGACGCTTGAGCCGGTGCCGTATGTCGGCGTGCAGATGGTGACCATTCCGGAATTCCAGTCCATCGGTACCCAGGTGGGTCAGATGATCGCCGCGGCGCTGGCGGGCCAGATGTCGGTCGAGCAGGCGCTGTCCTCCGCCCAGCGTTCCACCGAGCGCACCATGCGCCAGTCGGGCTATTGA
- a CDS encoding sugar-binding transcriptional regulator — MDKFELRLEQAARAAWLSYVGGRTQDEIATQLGVSRPGIQRLLSLARQERLVKISIDHPVASSMALSDALVERFGLSFCDVVPSDTQSPESIAEYLAVAGAERLSFYLGRQQPQTISLSTGRAVRAAVEALSRSERPQHRIVSLVGNVALNGSSNRYDGVMLLADKIGADRFLLPAPVVAASVEEKESLLSQSLVKAVFSVACEADVGMIGIGRLDAQATLFQDQFISAAERDELMEVGAVGELMGWPLDMNGQLIDCPLAQRITSVPLTSLKAQPLIGLAGGHDKVPAILSALRGGWLQGLIIDEVAAQRVCAALKD, encoded by the coding sequence ATGGACAAGTTTGAGCTGAGACTGGAGCAGGCTGCGCGTGCCGCATGGTTGTCCTATGTGGGAGGGCGAACCCAGGATGAGATTGCCACCCAGCTTGGGGTCTCTCGCCCGGGAATACAGCGCCTGCTGTCGCTGGCGCGTCAGGAACGCCTGGTCAAGATCTCCATCGATCACCCCGTGGCCAGCAGCATGGCGCTGTCGGATGCGCTGGTGGAGCGATTCGGTCTGAGCTTCTGCGATGTGGTGCCCTCGGACACCCAGTCGCCGGAAAGCATTGCGGAGTATCTCGCGGTGGCCGGTGCCGAGCGCCTGTCGTTCTATCTCGGTCGACAGCAGCCACAGACCATCTCGTTGAGTACCGGACGCGCGGTGCGTGCGGCGGTGGAAGCCCTGAGCCGCAGTGAGCGGCCCCAGCATCGTATCGTGTCGCTGGTTGGCAATGTCGCTCTGAATGGCTCCTCGAACCGCTATGACGGCGTGATGCTGCTGGCGGACAAGATCGGCGCGGACCGCTTTCTGCTGCCCGCGCCGGTGGTGGCGGCCAGTGTCGAGGAGAAGGAGTCACTGCTCAGTCAGAGTCTGGTCAAGGCGGTGTTCAGCGTCGCCTGCGAGGCCGATGTGGGCATGATCGGCATCGGGCGACTCGATGCCCAGGCGACCTTGTTCCAGGATCAGTTCATTAGCGCCGCCGAGCGCGATGAGTTGATGGAAGTCGGTGCCGTGGGCGAGTTGATGGGCTGGCCGCTGGACATGAATGGGCAGCTGATCGATTGCCCGCTGGCGCAGCGAATCACCAGCGTGCCGCTGACCTCGCTCAAGGCACAGCCGCTGATCGGGCTGGCGGGCGGGCACGACAAGGTGCCGGCCATTCTGAGTGCATTGCGCGGTGGCTGGCTGCAGGGGCTGATCATCGATGAGGTGGCCGCCCAGCGGGTCTGCGCGGCACTCAAGGACTGA
- a CDS encoding Yip1 family protein codes for MLTHVWGLMAHPQREWQTIRKEHESITHLYAHHVLLMALVPVICAYIGTTQVGWSLTEGHAILLEPLDAFYAGIAFYIAILTAIAFMGTVIHLLSQRFSGHPSRRRCIIFAGYVATPMFLAGLVALYPIIWLCILAGTIGLCYSAYLLYLGIPPLLDISNKEGFLVTGSTLGIGVLVLEGLLAVTVLLWGYGARWFM; via the coding sequence ATGCTGACCCACGTATGGGGCTTGATGGCACATCCGCAACGGGAATGGCAGACCATCCGCAAGGAACACGAATCCATCACCCACCTCTACGCACATCATGTGCTGCTCATGGCGCTGGTGCCTGTCATCTGCGCTTACATCGGTACCACCCAGGTCGGCTGGAGCCTGACGGAAGGCCACGCCATCCTGCTGGAACCCCTCGATGCCTTCTATGCCGGTATCGCCTTCTACATCGCCATCCTGACGGCGATCGCCTTCATGGGCACCGTCATACACCTGCTGTCGCAGCGCTTCTCGGGCCATCCCAGTCGTCGTCGCTGCATCATCTTCGCAGGCTATGTGGCCACGCCGATGTTCCTGGCAGGTCTGGTGGCGCTGTATCCCATCATCTGGCTGTGCATTCTCGCCGGTACCATCGGCCTGTGTTACAGCGCCTATCTGCTGTATCTGGGCATCCCGCCACTGCTGGACATCTCCAACAAGGAAGGCTTTCTGGTCACCGGCTCCACGCTCGGGATCGGGGTGCTGGTGCTGGAAGGACTGCTGGCGGTGACCGTGCTGCTGTGGGGGTACGGCGCACGCTGGTTCATGTAG
- the dctP gene encoding TRAP transporter substrate-binding protein DctP yields the protein MKRVLGVILALGLAPMGADARADSVELTMSREYGPQTMMGQRAQAFVEKVASLSEGELVIHFGEGPLTRLRSVNHLEAINADIIQLADSHSGALATSMPLFSISSLPTLVDNPRQARELYRLARPSYEALLARHDQILLYALPWPPSGLWSRKPIAERQDLQGLTVRAYDRNTQRVLLNLGAIASVLSWEPMQQQLAEGRIEAVMTSALGGLTAELNRTLDHYTALQYAMPLNIVHMSQARFEALDAPQREALLTAAAEIEDTSWDAIAGILEETHAQLEHAGVTVRNPLTPDLKQSLSRASISVIESWRSKVGPKENELLDHYLDVRSTL from the coding sequence ATGAAGAGAGTGCTCGGAGTGATCCTTGCCCTGGGTCTGGCGCCAATGGGCGCGGACGCCCGGGCTGACTCGGTCGAGCTGACCATGAGCCGGGAGTATGGCCCCCAGACCATGATGGGGCAGCGTGCCCAGGCATTCGTCGAGAAGGTGGCCTCGCTCAGCGAGGGAGAACTGGTGATCCATTTCGGTGAAGGCCCGCTGACTCGCCTGCGGTCAGTGAATCATCTTGAAGCCATCAACGCCGATATCATTCAACTGGCGGACTCCCACAGCGGCGCCCTCGCCACCAGCATGCCGCTGTTCAGCATCAGCTCACTGCCCACGCTGGTCGACAATCCGCGCCAGGCCCGAGAGCTCTATCGCCTGGCTCGCCCGAGTTACGAGGCACTGCTGGCGCGCCATGATCAGATTCTGCTCTACGCCCTGCCCTGGCCTCCCAGCGGACTCTGGTCGCGCAAGCCGATCGCCGAGCGCCAGGACCTCCAGGGGCTGACCGTGCGTGCCTATGACCGCAATACCCAGCGCGTGCTGCTGAACCTCGGCGCCATCGCCAGCGTGCTGAGCTGGGAGCCGATGCAACAGCAACTGGCCGAAGGCCGCATCGAGGCCGTGATGACCTCGGCATTGGGCGGTCTGACAGCCGAGCTCAACCGCACGCTGGATCACTACACCGCCCTGCAATACGCCATGCCGCTCAATATCGTGCACATGAGCCAGGCGAGATTCGAGGCCCTCGACGCCCCCCAGCGCGAGGCGCTGCTCACCGCCGCGGCAGAGATTGAAGATACCAGCTGGGACGCCATCGCCGGCATCCTGGAAGAGACGCACGCCCAGCTTGAACACGCGGGCGTGACTGTCCGCAATCCCCTCACGCCTGATCTCAAGCAGTCACTTTCCCGCGCCAGCATCAGCGTGATCGAAAGCTGGCGCAGCAAGGTAGGCCCGAAGGAAAACGAATTGCTGGATCACTATCTTGACGTGCGCTCCACGCTCTAA